A single Numenius arquata chromosome 1, bNumArq3.hap1.1, whole genome shotgun sequence DNA region contains:
- the LOC141469572 gene encoding olfactory receptor 52I2-like: protein MASESFHRPNSSSSSFILVGVPSPGAFPAGLGILFCSGYIITLVGNGVVLLVIGLNNSLRDPIHCFLAMLAIIDLVMVTSIVPKMLSIFWLKSAEIGYMACFVQMFLVHSTTSAESGVLLAMAVDRYVAICHPLRYQAILNRQTIAHIGLAIVVRALLFMVPLTVMVTSLPYCHSRVVLHSYCEHMALVKLACADPRPSGLYSVAGSSLIVGMDMAFIAVSYGMILKTVLGKKSCWKAFSTCGCHLCVLLLYYVPGIVSIYAQQFGNGVSVHAQVLLADLYLTLPTMLNPIVYSMRTTQIRQAVLKLLFSRKVCA, encoded by the coding sequence ATGGCTTCTGAATCCTTCCACCGCCCCAacagcagctcctcctctttCATCCTTgtgggtgtccccagcccaggagcTTTCCCTGCCGGCTTGGGCATCCTCTTCTGCTCAGGCTACATCATCACCTTGGTAGGAAATGGTGTAGTTCTGCTTGTCATCGGGCTGAACAACTCCCTGCGGGACCCCATCCACTGCTTCCTGGCCATGCTGGCCATCATCGACCTGGTGATGGTGACATCCATCGTCCCCAAGATGCTGAGCATATTCTGGCTGAAGTCTGCGGAGATTGGTTACATGGCTTGTTTTGTTCAGATGTTCCTTGTTCACTCCACAACATCAGCGGAGTCAGGAGTGCTCCTGGCCATGGCTGTTGACCGCTACGTTGCAATTTGCCACCCCCTCAGGTACCAAGCCATCTTGAACCGCCAAACAATTGCCCATATTGGCCTGGCCATTGTGGTGAGAGCTCTTCTCTTCATGGTCCCCTTGACAGTGATGGTGACCAGCCTCCCCTATTGCCATTCCCGTGTGGTCCTCCATTCTTACTGTGAGCACATGGCCCTGGTGAAGCTGGCCTGCGCGGACCCCAGGCCCAGTGGGCTCTACAGTGTGGCTGGGTCCTCTCTCATAGTAGGGATGGACATGGCTTTCATTGCTGTGTCCTACGGGATGATCCTCAAAACTGTCCTGGGGAAGAAATCCTGCTGGAAGGCCTTCAGCACCTGCGGGTGCCACCTCTGCGTGCTGCTGCTGTATTACGTCCCTGGGATTGTCTCCATCTATGCCCAGCAGTTCGGCAATGGCGTATCCGTCCACGCACAAGTTCTGCTGGCTGATCTCTACCTGACCCTCCCCACCATGCTGAACCCCATTGTTTACAGCATGAGGACCACGCAGATCCGTCAGGCAGTGCTCAAATTGCTATTTTCCAGGAAGGTTTGTGCCTGA
- the LOC141466557 gene encoding olfactory receptor 52K2-like, with translation MSTANRSITNTSPFLLTGIPGLEALHVWISIPFCFTYIMILLGNSTVLLAVRLDKSLHEPMYYFICMLAVIDLTFSTAVVPKMLGVFWLDSREIGFEACFIQMFFIHTFTAVESGVLLAMSYDRYIAICNPLRYNTILTSSRTIQIGLLSLARGAGVMTPLMCLLTSLPYCKTRVIPHSYCEHMAVVELACDDPSVSDLYSLIVATLLVGADSVFITFSYVMILRSVMRLPSQEARLKALRTCGCHVSIILLFYIGGLLSMYLQMFSFGLAPHIQVLVADFYLTVPPMLNPIIYGVKMKQMQEGIFKLLQQLAGLGISQADKDRSDAERGRHHQKRIYPVLE, from the coding sequence ATGTCAACCGCCAACCGATCCATCACCAACACTTCGCCTTTTCTCCTGACAGGCATCCCTGGCCTGGAAGCTCTCCATGTGTGGATTTCCATCCCATTCTGCTTTACATACATCATGATATTGCTGGGAAACAGCACGGTCCTTCTCGCTGTGAGGCTGGACAAAAGCCTCCATGAGCCCATGTACTATTTCATTTGCATGTTGGCTGTCATTGACCTCACCTTCTCAACTGCTGTAGTTCCCAAAATGCTGGGTGTGTTCTGGTTGGATTCAAGAGAGATTGGGTTTGAGGCCTGTTTCATCCAGATGTTCTTCATCCACACATTCACTGCTGTGGAGTCAGGGGTGCTCCTGGCAATGTCCTATGACCGTTATATAGCCATCTGCAACCCCCTGAGATACAACACCATCCTAACAAGCTCAAGGACTATCCAGATAGGACTGCTGTCTCTGGCCAGGGGAGCTGGTGTCATGACGCCTTTAATGTGCCTCCTCACCAGTTTACCCTACTGCAAAACCAGAGTCATCCCTCATTCCTACTGCGAGCACATGGCCGTGGTGGAGCTGGCCTGCGATGACCCATCTGTCAGCGATCTCTACAGCCTCATCGTGGCAACACTATTGGTGGGGGCAGACTCTGTCTTCATCACCTTCTCCTATGTCATGATCCTCAGGTCTGTGATGAGGCTGCCATCCCAAGAGGCTCGTCTCAAGGCCCTCAGGACCTGCGGGTGCCATGTTTCCATCATCCTGCTCTTTTACATAGGAGGCCTCCTCTCCATGTACCTGCAGATGTTCTCTTTCGGCTTGGCACCTCACATCCAAGTCCTGGTGGCTGATTTCTATTTGACAGTCCCTCCCATGCTTAACCCCATCATTTACGGTGTAAAGATGAAGCAGATGCAGGAAGGGATCTTCAAACTGCTGCAGCAGTTGGCAGGACTCGGTATCTCACAAGCCGATAAAGACAGGTCAGATGCTGAGAGAGGGAGGCACCACCAGAAAAGAATTTATCCTGTCTTAGAATAG
- the LOC141479456 gene encoding olfactory receptor 52K2-like produces the protein MSHSRPTNTSLSELHLSGIPGLQHLHHWISVPFCIMYLITLAGNSTLLCVIKADPSLHLPMFLFLSMLAVIDLVMSTSITPKMLSIFWFRSTAISLDACLTQMYFVHACSVMESGLLVAMAFDRYVAICNPLRYLSILTSPVVAAIGLATLLRAVVFMSPLTFQIRRLPLCSPAVVDHSYCEHMAVLKLACGDAAFSNTYSLSVSTYVGSFDSLLIVLSYTLILRAVLSLSSLQARKKTFSTCGSHLCIMGLFYIPGLLSMYMESYHQELPPHIQVLLANIYLLIPPAFNPLIYGIRTKQIRDGARKVISRRRPIAERVGPSPQGTGMGVKPIP, from the coding sequence ATGTCCCACTCGCGTCCCACCAACACCTCGCTGTCAGAGCTGCATCTTTCAGGCATCCCGGGGCTGCAGCACCTGCACCACTGGATCTCCGTCCCCTTCTGCATCATGTACCTCATCACCCTGGCTGGGAACAGCACCCTCTTGTGCGTGATAAAGGCTGATCCCAGCCTGCATCTGCCCATGTTCCTCTTCCTGTCCATGCTGGCTGTCATTGACCTGGTGATGTCCACCTCCATCACCCCCAAAATGCTGAGCATCTTCTGGTTTCGCTCCACTGCCATCAGCCTGGATGCTTGTCTTACCCAGATGTACTTTGTCCACGCTTGCTCTGTGATGGAGTCAGGGTTGCTGGTGGCGATGGCCTTTGACCGCTACGTGGCCATTTGCAACCCACTGCGGTACTTGTCCATCCTCACCAGCCCTGTCGTGGCTGCCATTGGCTTGGCTACCTTGCTCAGGGCCGTGGTTTTCATGAGCCCCCTCACCTTCCAGATCCGCCgcctgcccctctgcagcccagcagtgGTGGACCACTCGTACTGTGAGCACATGGCCGTGCTCAAGCTGGCCTGCGGGGACGCTGCCTTCAGCAACACCTACAGCCTCTCCGTCTCCACCTACGTGGGCAGCTTCGACTCGCTGCTCATCGTCCTCTCCTACACCCTCATCCTCCGGGCtgtgctcagcctctcctccctaCAAGCCCGCAAAAAGACCTTCAGCACCTGCGGCTCGCACCTCTGCATCATGGGCCTCTTCTACAtccctgggctgctctccatgTACATGGAGAGCTACCACCAGgagctcccaccccacatccaGGTCCTGTTGGCTAATATCTACCTCCTCATCCCACCAGCTTTCAACCCCCTGATCTACGGCATCAGGACAAAGCAGATTCGTGATGGAGCACGCAAGGTGATCTCCCGGAGGAGACCCATAGCAGAAAGGGTTGGGCCTAGCCCtcagggcacagggatgggggtcAAGCCCATTCCCTAG